The following is a genomic window from Penaeus chinensis breed Huanghai No. 1 chromosome 7, ASM1920278v2, whole genome shotgun sequence.
tcatcaccattattactgtcataattatcattattacaatcattattattattatttgtattaacattgttattatcattttgctatcaataccatgattattattattatcattattatgaacattatcgttagtattatcagaataaggattatgattcatcttctaccattactattatcattataactgttcgAATTCTTCTAATATTTTGTATtcttataatcttattattattattattattattattattattgatatcataattaccattattattatcattttatcattatcattattatctttattatatcatgaatactattattatcatctttatcgttatcattactatcattatcattattactactaaatatattattaatatcaataaatttatttttcttatcagtattttcttatcattatttctattatttttatcactaatgCCACCGTCGTTATCcccataattgctattatcattatcattattgatataatttttattattaccacctttcttctttttcttgttattgttgctgttattagtattatcattattattattgtcattattattatcaacattattattgttattattattattatgattattattattatcattattatcattattattattattattattattattattattattgttattaatgtcattattgtttaactatttattatcattactatcatttctttattatgattaccttcattatcattatcgccattaagCATTAGCATctattactaatatctttattattattatcactgttacattAAAAtttcatattgaaaaaaaatatccttatgaAAGTATAAACGGAATGAATAAAGTCAAACACCTTATCGCATTATTAAAGCattcttcttaaatattcaaatgtaaatatatatatatatttatgtaaagaataaccattgtaatttaatggaataaaatgttttgactttgactttgacttctgTTCCTAGCTGGGACCCTTGAAACCTCAAGATTCCGAAGCGGCCGCAAAATGGACCAGACACGACATAAACACGACTTCAAAGATCAAAACCCAAGCAGAACCAAACCTACTTCCTGAAGACATTACCAAGAACCCTGTGGATAATGACCCCAATATCAGTACAACGACAAAAAGCACGAATGAGATCTACGAAGATACGACGGAGCGAGCAGGGATGGACGCCCACGGAGAATTCATTGACAGTAACCCCGAGATGCGGCTGCCCCGGACTGTGAAGCCCCTGCACTATGTTATCAAACTGCAGCCATTCATCAACGGGAATACGAGCGTACATGGCTTCATGGAAGTGGAAATTGAGGTTCTGGAACAAACGAGGAACATCACTTTTCATGGCGATAACATGCAGTGCGATTTCAACAGTGTGAAGGTAAGGAGATACTGAATAAAATGGGCATTGTTtcttaacaatacacacacacacacacacacacacacacacacacacatatatatatacatatacatatacatatatatatatatatatatgcatatatatatacatatatatatatatatatatatatatatatatatatatatatatatgtgtgtgtgtgtgtgtgtgtgtgtgtgtgtgtgtgtgtgtgtgtgtgtgtgtatacatacatatatacatatgtatatatatctatatctatctatctatctacatatgtacacacacacacacacacatatatatatgtgtgtgtatacatatatatgaattaaatatatatgtatatatacatataaatatataatatgcatatatatatacacaatacacacacacacacacacacacacacacatatatatatatatatatatatatatatatgtatatatgtgtgtgtgtgtgtgtgtatttatgtataaatatatgcatatctttctctctctatctctctctctctctctctctatatatatatgtgtgtgtgtgtgtgtgtgtgtgtgtgtgtgtgtgtgtgtgtgtgcgtgtaaaggaatgtgtgtccgtgtatatatttaataagatTTCTATACCTGTTTCTAAACAGATAATCCAATTTAATTCGTCATTTAAGCCtaatactattttctttttcttttatttcatgatGAAACAGCTGGTGACCTACGACAAAAAGAGGATATTAGTAGATTCAGTAGTTATTGATTACAGACAACACTTCATGGTGTTACATTTTAACTCTACTCTTGAAGCAAACCGGAGATACAACTTATCTATGTCCTTCAGCTACTATCTCCTTGAGGAACCAAAAGGTGCTTTCAAGACACAGTTCACCAACAGTGCCGGGATGCTTAGGTGAGATTACCTCATGGTGTTCTTCATATGGAAATGATGGCTTTATGTCCATCATTTCCATAATGCACTTTATTTCTGATCAAGAGTTGGTTATGTGTTGATTTATCTAAAACTGGAAGCTCAGCACTTGTTTCACTCTAAAATGATGCTTGATCATTCTGTTTTCAAGGCAGGCTGGTCTAGCCTATCAGTCATAGAATAACGGTAGGTTCTTCAGTAAAAGTGATCTGAAGTGTTACACGATGAATAATTTCAACTCTTAGGATATTGTGTACTGCAAAGAAACAGATAACACTAACATACTACCAGCAGCCTTCAATCTCAACAGGGTGTGCGCGGATAATGTTCAGTATTTCACCCAAGGGCATTAGATATGAAATTGTCGTAATTTCACCGACTGACCATTTAGATCAACGAGGACAAGCCTCGGGTTGACCTTAGGGTTTCATCGATAAGTTAAGGGCCAATAACAGGGTCAATTTTTTATTTCCAGGATTGGTAGGCCTATCCGGATCATGACTGTATAAATGCATCTTCGTGCATTTGTTACGAATTTAAAAAATCTAAGAAATATAAAGTtagcgtagaaaaaaaaaaaaaaacttcaagtaTAGCTTACAAATCTATTATTACAAACGTATTCGCCTGATTTACAACTTCGAATAGCAGTAATCTGATTAGCTCTCGTCCTACTTGCCCGTCCATGCTTGAAGTGGTATTACTACATTCGGTGTGTGTCTGAGGAGAGCCGAATGATGATTCGCGAAAGCATTCAGGGCCATGGAAGCATCATGAATGTTATTAATAAAAAGGATCATGGATATAGGCTGCGAAGTACCACTAATGCTTTGAGACTGTTTTTGGCTAGCTAGCACTGCTTCTTTTTACCAGGCTAATTGGCTCTTTTCGGTCCACAAATGTAAATTTGAAAGACAGTTCTAAAGAAACAAAATAGCGATCGTTCTTCCCAACTCGCGCatttaaacacacaaaactaTGTATGCGCATAAGTTTACCATATTTCTTTACATGTTTTATTAATTCACTGCGCTTCCAAACAACAGCGCAGTCGCAAGCACTCTTCTCCAGCCCGTCTACGCCCGGCGAGCTTTCCCTTGCTTCGACGAGCCAGGGCTAAAGGCCACATTCGATATTTACATACTACGGGAGAAACATATGTCAGCCATATCAAACATGCCTCTTCTAGACACCACGCCTGTGTAAGATATTTAAGTGAAGCTTAACGTTTTAAGAATGAAATATATGGTatatgaagaacaaaaaataacgataatgatattgatatcccaatgaaaaaataaaaaatgattttttttctgttttgcagGGAAGGTCAAGAAGGCTGGGTTGTAGATCGTTTTAACACGACAGTGCCAATGTCAACGTATCAAGTAGCCTTTGTAGTCTCTGAGCTTGGCTATTTAAACTGTACCATGCAGCGCGATGTTCAGATAAGAGGTACAGTGCTTTCCTTCAGACACTGAATTCTCCCTATTGCCCTGCATCACACATTTTATCCTTACCTCTTGCCCTCCCCGCAGTATGGGCAAGGCCGGAATTGCTCCCGCTCACTACCTATGCCCAGTCCTTGGTGCCGCGCCTCTTCAAGTTCTTTGAAGACTACCTGGGCATCCAGTACCCGCTGCCTAAGCTCGACATCGTCACGCTGCCCACCGCCTTCCCCATCGCCTTCGAAGCGTGGGGGCTGATTCTGAATTACAAGTAAGACCGTGTCATGTTTTTATAGACCTTGTCTTTTGGTTCCAAACACGCCACGATGCACGAATGAGGTATATGACGTatgaacatacacaaatataattgtGTATAGGGTAgctttacacatacgcacatatgcactATGCATGGAAATCAATGTTCACAAGCTCAATAACACTGTTCATAAAGACAATGCTACTGCCAATATAACCTTTCTATTAATACTTATTGCTCATCACTGTGTCAattgtaatagcagcagtagtaattgtaagtaacaatattgatgacaTTACAAACATTCATAGAAAGTTAATGcagatgatatcaatagtatccATGACAGAAAACCACATTGCcagtaaaacaaaaactaaacctTCCGAAAATGAACATTGAGATTAAACAACTTTAacaatgatacacacacgcacacacacacatatatatatagagagactgatatatatatatatatatatatatgtgtgtgtgtgtgtgtgtgtgtgtgtgtgtgtgtgtgtacacacacacacacacatatatacataaatatatatatagatatagatatatagatagatagatatgtatatatacatgtacacacacacacacacacacacacacacacacacacacacacacacacacacacacacactcaaacacacatacacacatacacacacacacacacacacacacacacacacacacatatatatatatatatatatatatttataaagatagacagacataagtatatatatatgtgcatacacagacacacacatacacacaaacacacacacacacacacaaatatatacagatagattaatatagctataaataaatatatatgtatatgtatatatacgtatatatatatatatatatatatatatatatatatatatatatatatatatatatatatatatgcacacatacacacacacacaaatatatacagatagattgatatatctatatatataaatatatgtatatgtacacacacacacacacacacatatatacaggtaggttgatatttatatatctgtatacatatgtatatgtatacatgtatatatatatatatatatatataatacataaatatatgcacacacacacacacacacacacacacacacacacacacacacacacacacacacacacacaccaacacacacacacacacacacacacacacacacacacacacacacaaacacacacacacacacacacatacacacacacacatacacacacacacatacacacacacacacacacacacacacacacacacacacacacacacacacacatacacacacacgcgagcgtgcGCAACCATAATGcattaccaacaataacaaaatcccaTAATCCCataccaacaacatcaacaactccAAAATCCTGAAGCTCCCCCTCTCAAAAACTAAACTCAGCGAAGACGTGATCCTGTACGACGCCGAGACCTCGAGCCAGGAGCATAAAACGAAGCTGGCGACGCTCTTGGCTCATGAACTCGCCCACCAGTGGTTCGGCAACCTGGTCACGCCCTTCTGGTGGACGGACTTCTGGCTAAGTGAGGGCTTCGCGTCTTATTTCGCCACACTGGCCTTGCGGGAGGTATGTGTCTCTGGCTTTTgccttgttgttgtttgttgataTCGTTATCAGTCTTATGTGTTATCTGTGATTGCCTTGGCTAcggtgttctctctctttctctcatatatatatatatatatatatatatatatatatatatatatatatatatagatatgaacatatttgtgtgtgtgtatatatatatacacacacacacacatatatatatatatatatatatatatatatatatatatatatgtatacacatgtatattctttCATCGTATTTATCATTCAAGCTCCTCTCCCTTCATACCAGATTACCTTTATTCCTCTTGCATCTACGATTTATCCGatgattcatatatctatttgcatTTCTCCGTTTTCAGGTAGAACCCTcgtggaagatggaggagagaatgaTTTTGAGAATTCTTCACGAGGTTTTCCGCCACGACGGCCTGCTCAACCACCCCGCTCTCAGGATTCCCCTGTTCAACCCCAGCGATCCCCACGGGGCCTTTTCCAGGATCTCGTACCAGAAAGGTCGGTTCCCCTGGGCTTATTTCACCGCTCGTTCTTCTGCtctgtgttttccttctcttcttctcttttttgtcgttctattacttatttcattaAGGCGTGTCGGCGGAAAACTTAAAACTGTTACGTTTTTCCGGAAATgcgttttttataattttccctcCGTCTTTCAAGCGTATCAAAAATggctttctcattttctgtctcgtTTTTGCTGCACTCAGGCGAATCTATCATCAGGATGATGAACGGCTTCCTCACCGAAGACTCGTTCCGGAAAGGCATCGTTAGTTTTCTTCGCGCAAAGTGAGTTGACCTCAGGACCTCGGACGCCTCGAGCTTTCCCTGAGTATTTGCATTATTCATCTTTGGCATTCTTTTTTTGATAGATTAGATAGACTTAGAGGTAACGTGTGGAATTACCTGCCAGGTAGTAGTATATCATAATTATGTTGTACATATACCTACGTATATCCACCAATATCTAGATAAGATACATTTTTGcctgttcatttatctatatggTAATCGCTTTTTATATCCTCCAGTAAGTACAAGACAGCAACGACTGATAATCTGTGGCATCACCTAACACGCGCAGCGCACGTGGATGGTACTCTATCCAGGAACATATCTGTAAAGGAGCTTATGAACACATGGTCACTGCAGATTGGATATCCTGTTGTCAAAGTTGTGAGGAGTCCAGATGGCACATCAGCCAACGTCACACAGGTTCGTCAAAAtttatttattaagtatttatttcTGCAACCTCTGGATATCTTACTTTAAATTTAACTCTTGATCAATAGCCATCATACACTTTTATTAATTTTACGACTGTATAATTCTATGTTTCTAACAGAAGTTGTACCTAGCAAGGGGCCACTTCGACCGAAACGACACCTTCGATCACAAATGGTGGATTCCGCTAACGTACACATCTCAGAGCGAAGCTGACTTTAACCGAACTCACGACATAACTTGGATGAAGGACTCCGAGGGAAGCATCAGTATCACGCATCTTCCCCCGAAGGACCAGTGGGTCATCTTCAACCTTCAGGAGACGGGCTACTACAGGGTCACCTACGACGACCACAACTGGAATCTACTTATTCAACAGCTGAAGAACGACCACAGGGTTATTGACGTTAAAAACCAAGTTCAGTTGGCAGATGATGCAATGAATCTTGGAGTTGCGGGTAGGCTTACAATATGacttttgtatttttaaaaatagtgAAGTATTATACAGGAGTTCATATTGCATAACTATGAAGTAcccaatttcattatttttccattcCCCTTGCAACGCCTTCTTTCATCTGTCATGGATATACCAGTGTCCGATGTGTTAAAATCCACTGTAACCCATTTCCTTCCATTGCTGTTCGTATCCCgacaattacatatattttcttatgaaaaatatttagttGTATTTGAAAAATTATACTTCATGATTTTGGAAGTAGCAGAAGTTgagataatataaatacatcttGATTAAGAAATTAACGGATTTTCTGAAAACGGCTTTGTAGTAGCCAGACATCGTGGAAGGAAAAATGGTTGTGTGCAAATccctttgtttatagtttttagcCGGAATTTTGAGTAATGAAGCCCAAGTTGCTTTTTATAGGGTCGATGAAGATTGCTTAGTGAATACCCTTTTATTTAATGATAGGTCAAAGATTGGTTAAAGCctggtaagtgtatatatgtactgaatTTGAGTGCCTGAATCAGCTGGGTGTTGTTGTATTTACCTCTTTACCCAGTCTGAGCAAAACGCGCTCTGGGTCGCGGTGATCCTTTGTAAATTGATATGGGTTATACGTGTTCTTGTGGTGAAAGGAAGGTCTCTTCACTTTTGTCTTAACTTTTATTGAAGTTTGCAGTTTAATCTCCTGGATTTACCTTGGGTGatatgttttctgttttattgcataatatttttacttttcttaaataATTAATTCATTACTTTTACTTATTCTATCATTAACCTACCCTAAAGATAAGTCAATGCTGAATAATTATTTACAACACTACCCATCTAGGTCTTTAAAATATTCTCTTAAATGAAAGTATCCATCATACCCTAGACACGGAAACCTAGTTGGAGGTCGGTGGATGTAacccatcttttttcttttattccccagGTGAACTGTCATTCAAAGTGGTGCTGGATCTTATCAATTCACTGAAAAATACAACGGACTTAAATGGCTTTGTTGTGATTTCCAACATTGAGTATATGAACCTCATGCTGTCGTCTACTCCAATCTATGAAAAATTCCAGGTCAGATCTAtatttaaggagagagagagagagagagagagagagagagagagagagagagagagagagagagagagagagagagagagagagagagagagaaggtgaaaaagcAAAAGTGAATAAAGGTGGTCCGTAAGGGGATGTGTTTTCTACATCCGTTAAtatccatttacttttttttctttccattcagcattttctcctctccttgctGGCGCCCTTGTATGCTAATCTAGGTCTTTCTAACGGAGCTCCAAAGACTTTTGGGTTACACGTCGAATATCCTGAAGTAGTCCGTTGGGCCTGTGAGTTCGGGCACCCAGACTGCATAGCGCGCGCCAAGAATGTTTACAAACAGTTGATGAAGGACCCAGAAAATAGCAGGTTGGTATCTGATTTAGgtgacagagaagaaagagcgtTTACGTTGCACTGTAacaatacgtttatatataatgtatactttgGAAGTGTATCTTTTAGATAACACTCGGTCTTTTCCGCGACGTGAATATAACGTGTTCTCTCAAATCATCCAGCCTAATCCCCGAAGTACTGAAGCCTACTGTTTTATGCACTGCCATTGCCCGGGGCGGACCAAACGAGTGGGCCTTCGCGTGGTCCCGGTACTTGAAAGTTccggagaaggagaagcaaaagtACCTCGTCGCCCTCGGCTGCACACGGGACACCTTGATCCGCGACCAGTAGGTTACTTCAGGTTTTGTTGCTTGTTTGGAGTTTCCTGTTCTAATAATACTTTCCTGTGTAATAATTATTCACGTATGCTTTACTAAGTGCATCTTAATAGAACCACACGATGAGGTAATAACTGTACTTATTATTAGGTGTCAGATTGAGTTTTCCTTTGCAAAAGAATACACATCTTTCCTAAGGTTCGTAACCGAGACCCTGGGCAAGAGTCAGCATCTGCCTGTCTCAGAGGCCTTGCATGTCATCAACTCCCTTGGTTCGCACCCCCTCGGAGGACCCACGGGCTGGAGTTTTCTTCAAAGCAACTGGGACGTCGTTACCAATACGTGAGACTTCGACCATAATGATATATCTTACTCTTAGAGAGGGACGTgcatgggaggggagaagaggggggggggggggggttctgagtACCTTTTCATCCTCATCTCAAAATAAGTAAACTCTTAGGCAGCCTCAAggggaaaaggatagaaaaaggaaggataCCCTTTTAGCCAGAAGAGTATCCTTCCTTTAACTGAACTCCTGCCCTTCTGGAAATCCATACACATAAGGCACCTAAGAAAGAGGCTTTGGTTACTTCTGAAATAATCAAAGGCACACCTGTGTAAGTATTCCACATactgatatattcatatgttttccCAAAGGATCGGCGAACAATACTATTTCATCAAAACTCTCCTTGAGATGGCCACGCAATCCTTCAACACGGAAGAGCAACGAGTGAAGGTAGGACGTTAAGAGTTCAACGAATTGCACTCGAAAGACATTGAACCTTTTTGAAAAATTAGTACTTATCGTACttcgtgtatataagtatataagtatatatatatgtatatttgagcatatatatatatatatatatatacacacacacatatgtgtgtgtgtgtgtatgtgtgtgtgtgtgtgtgtgtgtgtgtgtgtgtgtgtgtgtgtgtgtgtgtgtgtgcacgtatatttgagcatgtatatatatacacacacatattcgtataaatgtatatatgtatatatatatatacatatatatacacattcatacacaaatatatacatatgtgtaaatatacatatacatattcatacatacatatatatacacacacacatatatttgtatgcatgtatgtatggatttatatgtatatatatacatatatacatatatatatatatataaatatatgtatggatgtatacacagacacacacacacacacacacacacacacacacacacacacacacacacacacacacacatacacacacatatagataaatagatagataaataacacacaaatcccccccccccccccacacacagacatatatatatatatatatatatatataaatatatatgtatatatatacacatacatacatacatacatacatacatacatacatacatacatacatatatatacatatatatacatgtgtatatatatatatatttatgtgcctgtatgtgtatatatatatatgtatatatatatatatatatatatatatatatatatatatatatatatatatttatgtgcctgtatgtgtatgtgtgtacacacacacacacacacacacacacacacacacacacacacacacacacacacacacacacacacacacacacacatatacacacacacacacacacacacacacacacacacacacacatatagacacacacacacacacacacacacacaatcacacacacacatgtatgtatatacatatacatacacacaaacatatactttgTCGTAAACCACCCTCCTTGCCCTCAGGTGCAGGAGTTTCTGCGACTCCACGTGGTCGACGAAGCCGCGACGCAGGTGCTGGACCCGGTGATCAGCCAGACCGAGAAGAACGTGGCTTGGATGCATCGAAGCTACGAGGCGATATCACAGTGGCTTGACGAAAACGGCTTCTCTGACATCATTATCTGagctattgttgttactgtcttgTTTCCTTCTACAGGCCGTtgaaataatgtatttatatttatttttttctaattataattTATTGGGCAGAGCAAACTAAAAGATGAAAATTTTCTGGTTTGTCTCCTTTACCTTTGTATCAAGTTTCAGATTATAAAAAAGTGCTGTTGATAAACCAGTTATAATCAGTCTATCATAACACAGTTATTACAACAATATAACTTACTGCGAgcaattgaaaattataataatcaagataatattattgtatttttaaaaaaaatatcatctacttctacaactaatgctactacaactaccaagacaccaactattactacaactattacttctacttttgTTAGTGATAGCAATAAACTCCTACTTGCAGTAACAATGTcaatagtataataattatacttatgaGAATAGCAGTGGTGGAATGATTATCAcagtataaatagtaatgatattaaagttGTTAGTAATAGTAccataattaatattttcatcactgCAACTGCTTTGATAACACTGAGTATAACGGAAAACATAATGGATAGATAATTCCTAGATTCTCTGGTCTATAACATAAATACTTGAGTTACCCTTACACAATTAgtcattttctttggttttttttatagaaaacgtTAAAAATTATAGGATAAACTCTTCTAATGTATAGTAAAAACTATACCTGCCGCCAGGATTATGGAATGTTTTCTGTAATTATGTATTGTGAATTATTTTAAAACaaagatggcttcacaagtgctcACTCATCAAGGAGTCAGTTTTCTCTGAAAAAAAGTTTATACCAATGCTATTGATTCCGAAAATCAAGGTTCAAACAGATATAacaagtaattgactccttggtgactacgcACTTGTAAAACCATATACATTTTGATGAATACATTTGCTAACCCTTCTGGTGTATTGAGAAATGCGAGTAGCCCAGCTTACTCTGCTGCCACCCCAGTGTGTCTTCTAAGTAGCGTAGATACCTGTCTTGCGGGATAGATTAATGATGTCATCCTGGTGACTATGTTGATATCGCAGAGGGGTAAGAATGGTCATGCGACATATAGCTGCCATTGGTACTAAACGACTCGCTTATCTTCTTTTTGGACATTGTATGTGGTGTGACCTTTATTGCTATGTGCAAATGCACTTCAAAATATAGTGTAGTAACGGTTCTTGATTGATTGTATTACAATGTTAGCTAAGAATTGTTGGATTCTGGAATGCAGAGATGGAATAAGGATTTAATTTGTCAGTCTTGTCCATCGAGGTCCTGTAAATATAATTCGTAGCTTGATTCGGTGCGGTCGTAGTTAAGCTGGCTTTTTGGGTAGATCAGTAAGCAGGACAGGGACACAGTAGTGCTTATACGTAAAATCATCCTCTTGGTGTGCATATTAATCTGCAGAGGATGTTGAGGCATGGTTTAGTTCTCTATAGGAGACGTCAAGGGAAATCATCCTATGCTCGACAACTATATATAGCTGTTGAGCAATCACTTCTCTGACTGTTGTCCGTTTATTTTGAACCCTTGCTCTGTACGTGCTTTTCTACTGGAAT
Proteins encoded in this region:
- the LOC125026934 gene encoding aminopeptidase N-like — protein: MRSGVSRRYEVPPSLLWILGLRTDEPVTVLGPLKPQDSEAAAKWTRHDINTTSKIKTQAEPNLLPEDITKNPVDNDPNISTTTKSTNEIYEDTTERAGMDAHGEFIDSNPEMRLPRTVKPLHYVIKLQPFINGNTSVHGFMEVEIEVLEQTRNITFHGDNMQCDFNSVKLVTYDKKRILVDSVVIDYRQHFMVLHFNSTLEANRRYNLSMSFSYYLLEEPKGAFKTQFTNSAGMLSAVASTLLQPVYARRAFPCFDEPGLKATFDIYILREKHMSAISNMPLLDTTPVEGQEGWVVDRFNTTVPMSTYQVAFVVSELGYLNCTMQRDVQIRVWARPELLPLTTYAQSLVPRLFKFFEDYLGIQYPLPKLDIVTLPTAFPIAFEAWGLILNYNEDVILYDAETSSQEHKTKLATLLAHELAHQWFGNLVTPFWWTDFWLSEGFASYFATLALREVEPSWKMEERMILRILHEVFRHDGLLNHPALRIPLFNPSDPHGAFSRISYQKGESIIRMMNGFLTEDSFRKGIVSFLRANKYKTATTDNLWHHLTRAAHVDGTLSRNISVKELMNTWSLQIGYPVVKVVRSPDGTSANVTQKLYLARGHFDRNDTFDHKWWIPLTYTSQSEADFNRTHDITWMKDSEGSISITHLPPKDQWVIFNLQETGYYRVTYDDHNWNLLIQQLKNDHRVIDVKNQVQLADDAMNLGVAGELSFKVVLDLINSLKNTTDLNGFVVISNIEYMNLMLSSTPIYEKFQHFLLSLLAPLYANLGLSNGAPKTFGLHVEYPEVVRWACEFGHPDCIARAKNVYKQLMKDPENSSLIPEVLKPTVLCTAIARGGPNEWAFAWSRYLKVPEKEKQKYLVALGCTRDTLIRDQFVTETLGKSQHLPVSEALHVINSLGSHPLGGPTGWSFLQSNWDVVTNTIGEQYYFIKTLLEMATQSFNTEEQRVKVQEFLRLHVVDEAATQVLDPVISQTEKNVAWMHRSYEAISQWLDENGFSDIII